The following DNA comes from Megalobrama amblycephala isolate DHTTF-2021 linkage group LG20, ASM1881202v1, whole genome shotgun sequence.
AGGCAGAAAGGACAGTATCACAGTATATGATATCCTTGGACAATCTCATACTGTATCCTCATCAAAAGGTAAACAAACACATCACAGCAGTCGATCTTCAAACTCAAGTGAGCTCTCTCTATTGCATGAATCAGAACAGGAGGCACAATCACAACCTGAAGAGTTGGTAAGTAAAGCAGAGGTCTGCTACATGAAAGAAAAAGTTGATGGAAAGGTGAAGGAGAATTTCCAGAAACCAACAACAGATTCCTGCTCCTTAAGCAACCATGAAAGTGAGCCAGATGTTTCTTCACTGAGTGATGTAGACAAAAGGGGATGGGTGCAGAGCTTGATTGAGTCAGCTAGAAACTTATCACAAATATCACACAGTCATACTTCCTCTAAGGATCAACCTGAAATAGGTCAACAGTTGTCTCAGAAGGACCACTTGAATAGACCTGAGAAAGATGAGCAAGATCTGGACCTCTGCAAAGACTGTGTCCATTCTCCAGTTGCCATGCCATCAGTCAAGAGCCCccaaccaaaccaaccagcaATGCATTTCTTGTCCCTTCCGACAAATCACCTGGTCACAGTCAAAGAGGGAAAACTGTCTGTTGGAAGTGCCTCTGTGTCTGAGGAAGAGGAGCGGCGCTCTGCTGTGAGCACTTTATCTGAAGGCCTGGACAGCTATGAAACAAGTGGAGGGGATACGATGGAGGAGAACTTCTCTGGCATTGCACCAGCAGAGGATGCAGAGGGATCCAAGGCACCCAGCGAGAGATCTGCTTCAGCCTGCAGCGGAAATGACAGTAATGGTCAGAACAAGCCACCTGTTGTACCTCCAAAAACTGAAAAGGCTCTACGCCGAGCCATGAAGCTCACCACACGGAGGATACAAAAGGCTGAAGCTAAAAGCAAAGGGGAGCGTAAAGGGAGGAGCAGTGACAAAAGTGTCAGCCACAAGGCTGAGAGGAGGCACCACAGCATCGACCCAGTACTTGACAGACCAGAACACAGCAGTGACAGAATCAGCAGTAAACACAGCGAGCATCTCAATGACACAACTGAGCCCAAACCTCAAAGAAGTGAGAAGCATGCTAGACGCCACAGTAGTCACAAGAGTCAAATAGAAGAGAATGAACCTAGTAAAAAATTGCAACATGCAACCAAAGACAAAGAAAGACAAACCAGCCAAACTGGTGACTTAAAGGGCCATCGCACTGATGGCACATCAAACCACGGGGATCATTTGGAGAATGGCAATATAAGTAATGACAGTGATCGATTAGGTCGAAGCAATGAGAAACATTTGCCCAAGAAACTGGAACATAGGACTCAAAGTCTGGATAGATTTCTAAGGGAAAAACACGAAAACATGTCAAGTAGCACTGGTGGTTCAAAAGATGGATCACATTACTCTACTCCAAAGGCATTGCCTTTGCGCCAAAACAGCACTGAACATACTTATGCACCAACCACTAATCTTCTAACACAGTCCTTCCCGATCACCCAGAGAAGGCTTTTACAGGACCCTGACTCAGGACAGTACTTTCTGGTGGATATGCCAGTACAGGTCAAAACGAAAACTTTCTTTGACCCAGAAACTAAAAGTTATGTGCAACTGCCAGTACAGTCTCCTGAGGCTGCTTTGCGACAAGCTCCGCCATTGGAGGTAATGAACACACCATCACTTATGCTGTATCATGGGTTTGTTCCGGTGCCCGTATCATCACAGAAGTCTGTTGTCAGGACTGGAGGATCTATGATTCCTCCCGATGACCTGGAGGACTTTGAACCTAGCAGGAAACAGATGCAGGAGGACTTTTATCAGATAAATAATGAAGAAGTAAATCCTTACATTGAGCCAGTGTATATATCACAAGAACATACACCTGAAGAGGAAATTGATAGTGTGAGATGACAACATCCAGACTGAACCAGTGGATGGTCTAGAGATTGAATGTGACTGAAATCAgggatttgttttgtttgtagaTGAATGCAGTTTTCACCATTTCCATCTTGCAGTCTGGTGTGACGTGGAAAAGTTTTTATAGTATGGATGCTGTTCTTTGTTTGTAGTACACAAGTCTTGgattgtaaatgtttatttcttcttAAAGTAAGGCAATTACCTAGTTCTCTTACTGTTAAAAGCACTTGTCTATTTGTAACAGCAGGGTTGAGATTTGGATTTGCGCCTTATTGAAAGTAGCTTTGCTTTCATACAAATATTTGATCATTATTTAACAGATTATTTTGATACATCTTGTATTTGAGGTTTGGAAATACACTAGtccacagtatttttcacagcAGAAAAGTATTGTAAAAATTAAGAGATTAACATAGTTAATGTGTTTTATATGcttaaaatgttgtatttgaCAAATGCTGATTGCATCACTTTCCAGGGTGCATTTTGGAATGAATCCATTTAAATGGATTGTTGCTTCAGAAAAGAACCATTCCAATAAAAGCATCATCAATGAtcaattgtttaattatttcatttggaTTACTCGAAGAAAAATCACATTCAGTTTATAGTCTCAGAAAGCCAGAGTTTAGACTTGCAAGTCTAGCCGCCACTGCAGATTATTCTGccagacttaaaggattagttcacttcagaattaaaatttcctgataatttactcacctctatgtcattcaagatgttcatgtctttctttcttcaatcgaaaagaaattaaggtttttgaggaaaacatttttcCAACCACCAACGGTGCCAACTATTTTTCCAAAAAaggattgttttccatatagtggactctAAAGtctaccaatgggttgaaggtccaaatgtcagtttcagtgcagcttcaaagggctctacacgatcccagacgaggaataagggtcttgtctagcaacctttccaacgtgattatgtaatgcgtgccGCATTGCAAAGCTAGTCCAAGACGagtatttgtggttaaaaagtatataaatgtttatttttttttttttttttagaaaatgacagatcgtttctctagataagactcttattccttgtctgggatcatgtagagctctttgaagctgcactgaaactgacatttggacattcaacccgttgaacccattgaagtccactatatggagaaaaatcctggaatgttttcctcaaaaaccataatttcttttcgattgaagaaagaaagacattaacatcttggatgacatgggggtgagtaaattatcaggaaattttaattccgaagtgaactattcttttaagaTAGGAAGAGATCATCTGATCGACACACTGTACAGTGACCAACCATGACCACAAGCTGCTCAAACCCACCGGGTTATCTGAAATAGTTTACACCACAACAATAAACCAgcattgaaaaatattttataccAGAATTTTTGTCCATTCAGAAGTCGTAACTGCTGATTATTTCGCAGACATATCTCAGAAAACAAAGCAGAAAATACAGTTCTGCTCATGGATATCTAGTTAACATCATACTATTAAGTGCCTTTAGCAAAATCACCTGCTAAAACTGCTGTAAAGTTGGGTTGCAACATTATGTGCTATTTCTCATGACACATCATTGGCTGAGAAAATAAAGGAACTCAGGATGACTCATCGGGGTCAAGCCTGTCTGACAATATGCACGTCTTTCTCAGGATGACTTACTACTGGCAACACAAACTTTAAGCCTAAAACGAATACCACACTGGCATGGTAAAAAGTTGTAACAAGTTTAATAGAGTTGTGGTAGATGAACTCTATAGGTGGGCAGAGCTTCAAGTATGACGTTTCCATTTTCCAGTCACAGTAGATGGCTTACAACGATAGAGGTAGATCTGTTTCACACTTATAAAAGACATTATCGTATTGCATGCATTTAATATCTTTAATTTGGTTTAGACTTACAAATACCCATacaaataacaacttatattaATGCTATctaaatttacatttgattgaAGTGTGACATGTAATGCTTCAAACCGTAGACATCAACAGATAAGTTTACATCTTGCCGTTTTGTATTTTAATGGCAGCCACAACTGCCCGCAACCATGTCGTTGTACTGTTTTAGAACAACATTTTCCTCATCGTCGAAGTACAGGAGGCTGATGGGGTGAAGCGCATCAGGTACGCAGCATGGTTTTCCCGCCTCCTGCGATAGTTTCAGCGCATTCATGATGGATCTTACAGTAGCGTGATTCGTAGCCCGTAGACCTTCGCCCAGCGGAAACGGACATGAGCCCATGCAACTGTATGCGTTATAACCTCTAGGAGATATTATCCACCCTGACCAGCCAATTTTAGTGAAGTCTACATAGAGGTTTGTTCTCTGGCATGTAGAAGCTAATGTGCGCATGCTCCTGCGCTTCCGCATAGTTGACTTCACTAAACTTTCTGTAGGCTCGAGGAATTTAAGGGATGCGTTGATATTTTGCCCTAAAAGAGAATCAATGATATCAGAACTTTCACACACAACATTTATGACATGCACATTTCATTATGCATTATAGTTATCAACATATGAGTCTTTCTTCAACTTTGGGTGCTTTTATGTCCCTGTGGTTGATTTTTATCTAAACTGATTTcacctttttatttttgttatacgAATATCACATTAAAAATGCTCTGgaaattttaaagggttagttcacacaaaaatgaaaattctgtcattaattactcaccctcatgtcgttccacatccataagaccttcgttcatcttcagaacacaaattaagtctgaacacaaaatgcatgcaTCGTGAAGCTCTCATGAACACTCGCGCATGTGCGTCatgagtctgaacacaacacatgTGTTGTGATGctcgtgaacactcgcgcaTGTGCGTTGTTGACGCGCAGGTCTGAATGCAACACGCATGCTTCgtgatgctctcgtgaacactcgcaCATGTATGTTGAATTGACGCGAGAGTCTGACATAAAACTCATGTCCGTggagctctcgtgaacactcgtgTATGTGCGTCGTGAGTCTGAACGCAACACATGCATCGTGATGCTTGTGAACACTCGCGCATGTATGTTGAGTTGATGCAAGAGTATGAACACAAAACTCATGCGTCGtgaagctctcgtgaacactcgcgcaTGTGCATCGTGAGTCTGAATGCAACATGCGTTGTGATGCTTGTGAACACTCGCGCATGTGCATTGTTAATGCGCAAGTCTGAACACAAAACGCATGTGTTgtgatgctctcgtgaacactcacGCATGTACGTTGAGTTGACGCACAGGTATGAACAAAACGCATGTATCgtgatgctctcgtgaacatGTGCGTTGTTGATGCGCGAGTCTAAACgcaacacgcatgcgtcgtgatgctctcgtgaacactcgtgCATGTGCATCGTGAGTCTGAACGCAACATGCGTCGTGATGCTTGTGAACACTCGCGCATGTGCATTGTTAATGCGCGAGTATGAACACAAAACGCATGCGTCGTGATGCTTGTGAACACTCGCGCATGTGCATTGTTAATgcgcgagtctgaacacaaaacgcatgcgtcgtgaagctctcgtgaacactcgcgcaTGTGCGTTGTGAGTCTGAACGCAACACGTGTCGTGATGCTTGTGAACACTCGCGCATGTGTATTGTTATTgcgcgagtctgaacacaaaacgcatgtgtcgtgatgctctcgtgaacactcacGCATGTGCGTTGTTGATGCGCGAGTCTAAACgcaacacgcatgcgtcgtgatgCTCTTGTGAACACTCGTGCATGTATGTTGAGTTGACGCACGAGTATGAACACAAAACGCATGCGTCGtgaagctctcgtgaacactcgcgcaTGTGCATCGTGAGTCTGAACGCAACATATGTGTTGTGATGCTTGTGAACACTCGCGCATGTGCATTGTTAATGCGTGAGTATGAACACAAAACGCATGCGTCGtgaagctctcgtgaacactcgcgcaTGTGCATCGTGAGTCTGAACGCAACACGTGTCGTGATGCTTGTGAACACTTGCGCATGTGCATTATTgcgcgagtctgaacacaaaacgcatgtgtcgtgatgctctcgtgaacactcgcgcaTGTACGTTGAGTTGACGCGCAAGTATGAACAAAACGCATGTATCGTGATGCTCTTGTGAACACTCACGCATGTGCGTTGTTGATGCGTGAGTCTGAACGCAACACACATGCGTCAtgaagctctcgtgaacactcgtgCATGTTGAGTTGACGCACGAGTATGAACACAAAACGCATGCGTCGtgaagctctcgtgaacactcgcgcaTGTGCGTCATGAGTCTGAACGCAACACATGCGTTGTGATGCTTGTGAACACTCACGCATGTGCATTGTTAATgcgcgagtctgaacacaaaacgcatgcgtcgtgaagctctcgtgaacactcgcgcaTGTGCATCGTGAGTCTGAATGCAACATATGCGTCgtgattagggctgcacgattaatcgcatgctattctcacgagcatttcatcagtaaagccggttccctgattaccgctaaatcgccatcacctgtttttaaacggagcgccttttaatagacggagccgtagttcacggacaagccacgcaatatcgcgttcattatcgcaggcgattcatctgcgatatgaacgcgatattgcgtggcttttcagtgacctacggctctgtctattaaatgccgcttcatttgaaagcaggtgatggcgatttagcggtaatcagggaaccggctttactgacgaaatgcgcgtgagaatagcatgcgattaatcgtgcagccctagtcgTGATGCTTGTGAACACTCGCGCATGTGCATTGTTAATGCGCGAGTatgaacacaaaacacatgcGTCGCgaagctctcgtgaacactcgcgcaTGTGCGTTGTGAGTCTGAACGCATATGTTGCGTTCAGACTCACGATGCACACGTGTTGCGTTCAGACTCACGATGCACACGTGTCGTGATGCTTGTGAACACTTGCGCATGTGCATTATTgcgcgagtctgaacacaaaacgcatgtgtcgtgatgctctcgtgaacactcgcgcaTGTACGGTTGAGTTGACGCGCAAGTATGAACAAAACGCATGTATCGTGATGCTCTTGTGAACACTCACGCATGTGCGTTGTTGATGCGCGAGTCTGAACGCAACACGCATGCATCGtgaagctctcgtgaacactcgtgCATGTATGTTGAGTTGACGCACGAGTATGAACACAAAACGCATGCGTCGtgaagctctcgtgaacactcgcgcatgtgcgtcatgagtctgaacacaacacatgCGTTGTGATGCTTGTGAACACTCACGCATGTGCATTGTTAATGCGTGAGTCTGAACACAAAACGCATGTGTTgtgatgctctcgtgaacacttgCGCCATGTATGTTGAGTTGACGCGAGAGTCTGAACACAAAACGCATGCGTCGCGAAGCTCTCATGAACACTCGTGCATGTATGTTGAGTTGACGCGCAAGTATGAACAAAACGCATGTATCGcgatgctctcgtgaacactcgcgcaTGTGTGTTGTTGATGCGCGAGTCTGAACgcaacacgcatgcgtcgtgatgCTTTCGTGAACACTCGCGCATGTGCATTGAGTTGAAGCGTGAGTCTGAACACAAAAAGCATGCATCTTGAAGCTCTTGTGAATGTGCGTTGCAGATCAATATTTGAaagtaaagtggtaaattatgtttttttgcgcAAACAAACCACTcatgtcacttcataaaattttagtttaaaccagtggagtcacatggagtactttaatgatgtctttttcctacctttctggaccttggagtggtagttgcgttggatctctatggagagacagaaatctctcagacttcatcaaaaatatcttaatttgtgttccgaagatgaaccaaggtcttacggatgtggaacgacccaagggtgagtaattaatgacagaattttcatttttgggtgaactaacccttaaccAGGACTTCATCAATAAtttttactacttttaaaaTGGCTCTTAATGTGTTGTTTTACTCCTGGTGCAGACCCAGACCTTCaatcttaaaatatgaaaatgtccACCCATTTCCTATTCTATTTGGGATGTGATGGAAATGACATTGTAAATTAACACTGGAAGTGttccataaataaataagagaaagtgtgaaaagtgttttgaatgtttattttctGAAAGACCACATGGCTAAAAGTGCCCATAGTCTAGAAAACACCCATATATTATACTTGTGCCTGGAAAACTTCAGTATGTTTTATGGAATAATTACCTGTGTAGAAAGGTGGGTGTTGGTAGTGCTTTCGTCCATCATCTGAATATATAACCAAATATGCATTTGTCTCATCAGACTGCCCGTTCATCTGAATGCTGGACTCAAACCAGTTACCTGAAGGTAAAGCAGTCACGACCAGGATACCGTTATTTATCTTGTGAAGAATCCATTTGGTCACCTGTTAATAATTTAGGAGTTATtgcaacagcagcacaaacagaTTTCTTCTTCATAGTGAAATTTTATTTACCATTTGTGTGACGTTGAATACCTCCCATCCTCTGGTGTAGACAGGCGATAACCTTGCACTTATCAAGTTTCCTCGCCAAGGTTTAGGTCTGCTGTCCAGCACTTCATCCAGCTCAACCTAAAACAGAGTTTTCTGTAAGACAGTATGTGTTGCTTGAGATGAACATCAacagattaaagggatagttcaccaaaaaatgaaaattctgtcatcatttgctcactctcaggttgttccaaacctgtataaatttctttgtatTGCTCAACGCAAAGgaggatattttgaagaaagtttgtaactaTGCTGCTTTGGGCCACTATTGACTCCCAAAGTAGGAAGTCAATGGTGGCCCAAAGCAGCcgggttacaaactttcttcaaaatatcttcctttgttttcaacaaaacaaagaaatttacacagatttggaacaacctgagagtgagtaaatgatgacagaattttcatttttgggtgatacCTTCCAGCTAACAGAGAACGTTCTGGCAAAGTAGTCTcaaagttataaacaaacattcttccaataACATTAACAGAACATTTGTTCAGTAATCaagtctttaataatgttctcaaaatgttagcacgcaaaaaaaaatctttcatggaacgttttttaaatgtaactacTTTTCATGGAACGTtcgtaatgttttgttttttaaatgtaacttgTTTTAGAACGTTCGGCGAACTTTCAAAAGCAAAGTTCGCATGTCtgcaaaattacaaaattgAATGTTCTTTTaacataaaatgtgttttaaactgCTTTGAACTTTCAGGGGACATTCAGATAACTAGGCTATTGAAGTCACCTTATAACCAGCTGCATGCTTAAGTCGACTACTTATAAATGCCCAACTTACTTTGTAAAAACGACGACGTCCCATGAAAGGCTGTTTCTGGCGAAACCATCGGAATTCTGCTTTGATCACGCGCTCGTCCTGTCCGAATGATGTCAGATTAAAGAAGTGATATGAGCCACTGGATTGTCCTAGATCAGAAAGAATCTCCGCATTACCATCTCAAACGTCCACTGTAACATCAGCCATTTCACCATTTAAATTTACGCACCTTCGAAACTCCTAACAATATTTCCTTCCAGCACTTTCGAGTTTTTCAGCGTTCCGTTCGAGTCCGCAACGGCATCATATAACTCCATCATGAACTCAGGTGCCTTCCTATTGGTCGGAACATTGCGTGTCAAATCTTTTATCTGGAATATTTCATTCCAGTTGCGCATCTTAATTGCATTTGTTATCTTTTGCACATCTGTTGAGGTGGAGGATGACACAAAAGCAAAAATCCCAAAGAGGTAAAAGGTCAGTAACTTCATCTCTGACCGTGCAGATCTTAATTTGACCACTGTAACAACCAGAGTGTGAATTTGCACCTGCTGCTGTGATGCAGCTGAGATGGACTGGTGTGACAGTGCATTCAAACCAACTATAAATTTACACCTTAGTTTACACAAGGGTTTGTATGCTGCTCACCCCGCACAGATAAGAGTGAACAGACAGCCTTTCAGGTCAAACATCATGACTAAAGTTAAATAAACTGTCTGCCTCATATTAATTAATCAGATACATACACCATTAAGGCCACCTTTGAATTTCCTTTTCTCTTTTCTCACCAACATAGCCttttctaaaagaaaaaaacaaaaagtgcattcattttttaaaaggaAGCATTAACTTTTTAACAAGTTTTGCTCGTGGCATCTTCACTTTTGTTTATGACAAATTTCATGAACACATTTTTATGCGTTTATGTATATGCCTCATTTAGAGTTCAAGGCCGTATTTTATAGCCTTGTTGAATATCACAATATTGGATCTGGTTTAGACGTCATTAGACGATAACATCAACGAAGAGACAAATGTTGGAAATTGCTGCATGTCCTTGTTGGTTTTAGCAGGTTGTTGTCTGTTATCTCAGGACAGCCAGGTCCCCCATACTGACAGAAGTAAACGCAATGACATGACTATGACGCAAATGGAAATGAAGATTTACTCACTGTTACCCGAAGCGTGTTTGCCTTTTCTGTAAGGCATCTGTGTGTCTTCAAATCATCCTCATTAACAGCCTTTGACATGCGGGGCACTGACTTCAGACCATGACTCTTCACGTACATTCTAATATATGTTAAACTTtaaacacttttaaataaacagtaTTATGTCCTAAAAGAAGGAAGAtgctaataaataataatataataatcttaAACTCTTAAGGCTTCGCACGTGTGATTTTCTGATTGTGcactgcataaaaaaaaaaatattttcttagtatttttgacttgatttaaaggattagtccactttcaaataaaattgtcctgataatttactcacccccatgtcatccaagatgttcatgtctttctttcttaaatcgaaaagaaattaaggtttttgatgaaaacattggatgacatgggggtgagtaaattatcaggaagattttatttgaaagtgaactaatcctttaaggggaCTCtggttgggttaaaaatggacaaaccattgggttgttttaacccagcagttaggttaaatgtttgacccaacctgtTGGGTAGTAACTCAACTGgttactatatgtctggcttaaaatgaacccaaaataggttggaaattaacatttattaataacattaatacataataattaaataatatttattaaattgcttattaatatatGGTAAACTTTTGATTAGTAGTGTTACCTCTAGTAATtagtgtctgatttttaattttgagttcatattaagtaagcaatacagtaatttgtaaacaatagttgagttaaataaaactacccagcaggttggacaaacatttaacccaaccgctgggtcaaaacaacccaatcgccaggtttgtccatatttaacccaacttgggatgttttttaaagtgagttttctttttcttacttCACTGGCAGATGCGTTtgtcagaaaacaagactttatGTCTTGACTCATATAtctcattttgcttctcaagaaaatgtatcttgatttaaaaatgcatattttactgcaaaacaagacaaaaatgctttatttatttgtttgcagAGTGGTGACAATTGAATAGAAGCTGCTGAAAACCAGGGAatgaattattcatttattgaAATGAAAGCTACATATATCTGTAAAACAGCTCACAATATTTTTGTATCTGATTGTTTTGCCCCATACATCGAGTGATTATACCTTGATACATGcagttgtattttatttttgtaggcTGTTTTGTCCCAGAATCATTGAGGGAATAAACTCATATAGCATGGGATGAACGTTCCCAAAGTGGGACTGTCATTTTTATCTTTTCTTTAATGGTGTTGCTATAGTTGCATTACAATTACTCACTCAAGTGACAAGCATGCACAAAAATGAACCACCAAAATGccttgtacagtataaaaaggATTTGGGTTTCATGATCAGTTTTCTCCTCTAGATGGCGCTGATGACCAAGGAAACAACTTTGATTTCAGCACATCTGCAAGTGTTTGGTTCTTGGCTGATGCTTTAGCAGAGAAGTTGAGCGGTCTAGGCATTTTAGCAGTGAAATGTATTACTTAATACTCAATGCTTCATACATAAATACCCGAGCTGCCTCACAATTCAGTAGTTATTAAGGACAGGTATTTTTGAGTCCATGCATTTAGGTTTTTTTCTACTGAAAGCACCCTGCTATTATCCCCCATTGTTCAGAGTTTCAGATTCCATCTGCTGATTATATACAGAATTGCATAAACATTTTGACAACAGTCTTTTGGAGATCTTCATGCAGATGAATGAGCTGCTCCATGCTTTTGAGGATTTGAGGAAAGATTTTTCTGCCTAAAAGTATGAGGTGAAATTCTTGGCCCGTTCCAGTCCGAACCTACAGGCTCCGTTGGCACTTCTGTAAACTGTATTCCTATTAATGGCCTC
Coding sequences within:
- the LOC125255729 gene encoding bone morphogenetic protein 2-B-like; this encodes MKLLTFYLFGIFAFVSSSTSTDVQKITNAIKMRNWNEIFQIKDLTRNVPTNRKAPEFMMELYDAVADSNGTLKNSKVLEGNIVRSFEGQSSGSYHFFNLTSFGQDERVIKAEFRWFRQKQPFMGRRRFYKVELDEVLDSRPKPWRGNLISARLSPVYTRGWEVFNVTQMVTKWILHKINNGILVVTALPSGNWFESSIQMNGQSDETNAYLVIYSDDGRKHYQHPPFYTGQNINASLKFLEPTESLVKSTMRKRRSMRTLASTCQRTNLYVDFTKIGWSGWIISPRGYNAYSCMGSCPFPLGEGLRATNHATVRSIMNALKLSQEAGKPCCVPDALHPISLLYFDDEENVVLKQYNDMVAGSCGCH